Proteins encoded together in one Fimbriimonadaceae bacterium window:
- a CDS encoding YnfA family protein, with product MNATLRPSKSYATVCDQPCPSFHLAIVPTYQPSHFGRVYAAYGGSFIVLSILWGWLVDHVEPDRFDVIGAMVCLAGVAVMMYGPR from the coding sequence CTGAACGCAACTCTTCGGCCGAGCAAATCATACGCAACTGTTTGTGACCAGCCCTGCCCCTCCTTCCATCTCGCCATCGTGCCGACCTACCAGCCGTCGCATTTCGGCCGGGTCTATGCCGCGTACGGCGGCTCGTTCATTGTTCTGTCGATCCTGTGGGGCTGGCTGGTCGATCACGTGGAACCGGATCGCTTTGACGTGATCGGGGCAATGGTGTGCCTGGCTGGCGTGGCGGTGATGATGTATGGGCCGAGGTAG